From one Cyanobacterium stanieri PCC 7202 genomic stretch:
- a CDS encoding macrophage migration inhibitory factor family protein (PFAM: Macrophage migration inhibitory factor (MIF)~InterPro IPR001398~KEGG: cyc:PCC7424_3169 macrophage migration inhibitory factor family protein~PFAM: macrophage migration inhibitory factor family protein~SPTR: Macrophage migration inhibitory factor family protein), translating to MPLIKVQSSINNINDNQVQNLLTTLSAKLAKHLGKPESYVMTAFEQNINMTFAGTFEPVCYVEIKSIGTMSPTQTKAMSQDFCDEINQQLGVDSNRIYIEFADAKGAMWGWNGSTF from the coding sequence ATGCCATTAATCAAAGTTCAATCGTCCATAAACAACATTAACGACAATCAAGTACAAAACTTATTAACAACCCTATCGGCAAAACTAGCCAAACATTTGGGCAAACCAGAATCCTATGTAATGACAGCCTTTGAACAGAATATTAATATGACCTTTGCTGGTACTTTTGAGCCTGTCTGTTATGTAGAAATCAAAAGCATTGGCACCATGTCTCCAACCCAAACAAAAGCCATGAGTCAAGATTTTTGTGATGAAATTAATCAACAATTAGGAGTTGATTCTAATCGTATTTATATCGAATTTGCTGATGCCAAAGGTGCCATGTGGGGCTGGAATGGTTCTACTTTTTAG
- a CDS encoding aldo/keto reductase (PFAM: Aldo/keto reductase family~COGs: COG1453 oxidoreductase of the aldo/keto reductase family~InterPro IPR001395:IPR017900:IPR017896:IPR020471~KEGG: cyc:PCC7424_0241 aldo/keto reductase~PFAM: aldo/keto reductase~SPTR: Aldo/keto reductase) has protein sequence MKYRRFGKTNLNISVFSLGLMRCCYSEKQLFDTVNKALNLGINHFEMAKAYGKSEQFFGNFLKQSNINRHDIIITTKLTPPDTQKGNIINIQESLDNLQTEYIDCLAIHGINTEDHWQQLLTKDSYIYTLLEAKKQGKIKYLGFSTHGNLDVIKKTIDTNLFDFVNLHYYYFFQRNYPIIELAKEKDLGIFIISPADKGGMLYQPPQKLKQMCHPFTPLALNYRFLLNNSAITTLSLGAANPEELLTPLQVADQDFPLTKEEKDTLIKIEDSLKQTLDTQKCSQCYQCLPCPENINIPEVLRLRNLGVGLDMNDFARYRYQMFENAGHWFWGNKGDKCTDCGECLPRCPEKLAIPELLRDTHDRFQGSQGRRLWE, from the coding sequence ATGAAGTATCGAAGGTTTGGTAAAACTAACTTAAATATCTCTGTTTTTTCTTTGGGATTAATGCGTTGCTGTTACTCAGAAAAACAATTATTTGATACTGTCAATAAAGCCCTTAATTTAGGTATTAATCATTTTGAAATGGCGAAGGCTTATGGAAAAAGTGAACAATTTTTTGGTAATTTTTTAAAACAATCTAACATTAATCGCCATGATATTATTATTACCACCAAATTAACCCCTCCTGATACACAAAAAGGAAACATAATTAATATTCAAGAATCCCTTGATAATTTACAAACAGAGTATATTGATTGTTTAGCAATTCATGGTATTAATACCGAAGATCATTGGCAACAACTATTAACTAAAGATAGTTATATTTATACTCTTTTAGAAGCTAAAAAACAGGGAAAAATTAAATATTTAGGCTTTTCTACTCATGGTAATTTAGACGTTATAAAAAAAACCATTGACACTAACTTATTTGATTTTGTGAATCTTCATTATTATTATTTCTTTCAACGAAATTATCCCATCATTGAATTAGCCAAAGAAAAAGACTTGGGGATATTTATTATCTCTCCAGCTGATAAAGGAGGGATGTTATACCAACCACCCCAAAAACTCAAACAAATGTGTCATCCCTTCACTCCCTTGGCATTAAATTATCGATTTTTATTAAATAATTCAGCCATTACCACCCTTAGCCTTGGTGCCGCTAATCCAGAAGAATTATTAACCCCTTTACAAGTAGCTGATCAAGATTTTCCTTTAACCAAAGAGGAAAAAGATACCCTCATCAAAATCGAAGACAGTTTAAAGCAAACTTTAGATACTCAAAAATGTTCCCAATGTTATCAATGTTTACCCTGTCCCGAAAATATTAATATCCCCGAGGTATTACGTCTGAGGAATTTGGGGGTGGGGTTGGACATGAACGATTTTGCCCGTTATCGTTATCAAATGTTTGAAAATGCAGGGCATTGGTTTTGGGGGAATAAGGGTGATAAATGTACTGATTGCGGTGAATGTCTCCCCAGATGCCCCGAAAAATTAGCTATTCCTGAATTATTAAGGGATACTCATGATCGTTTTCAGGGTAGCCAAGGGCGCCGATTATGGGAATGA
- a CDS encoding PBS lyase HEAT domain protein repeat-containing protein (PFAM: PBS lyase HEAT-like repeat; DNA alkylation repair enzyme~COGs: COG1413 FOG: HEAT repeat~InterPro IPR004155~KEGG: cyh:Cyan8802_0959 PBS lyase heat domain protein repeat-containing protein~PFAM: PBS lyase HEAT domain protein repeat-containing protein~SPTR: NblB protein), with product MTITPESVKKRLYSENFGDRIKAINELRQLSPDDAFELIIPVITDKNVRVRYAAVSQLDTLGGANLAKSKELLLDRLYNDPESDVRAAAADALAGLKMKDTYPDLEKVYNSTDDWLIQFSIVAALGELGDTRGFDLLEKALNSENTLLQTASISAFGELGDIRAIDLLIPFADNDDWQIRHRLAQALGRLGGEKAQNVLQKLTQDKSDAVAEEAKNYVTNN from the coding sequence ATGACTATCACACCAGAATCAGTTAAAAAACGTCTTTATTCCGAGAATTTTGGCGATCGCATCAAAGCTATCAACGAACTAAGACAGTTATCCCCTGATGATGCTTTTGAGTTAATTATCCCCGTAATTACCGACAAAAATGTCAGAGTCAGATATGCCGCCGTCTCCCAATTAGACACCCTCGGCGGTGCTAACCTAGCAAAAAGCAAAGAATTATTGCTAGATAGATTATACAACGATCCCGAATCTGATGTCAGGGCAGCGGCAGCGGATGCTTTAGCAGGACTAAAAATGAAGGATACCTATCCCGATTTAGAAAAGGTTTACAACAGTACCGATGACTGGTTAATTCAATTTAGTATCGTAGCCGCCCTTGGGGAATTGGGAGATACCCGTGGATTTGACCTACTCGAAAAAGCCCTCAATTCTGAGAATACCCTACTTCAAACTGCTTCCATCAGTGCCTTTGGAGAATTGGGAGATATTAGAGCCATTGATTTGCTTATTCCTTTTGCTGATAACGATGATTGGCAAATACGCCATCGTCTCGCCCAAGCCTTGGGCAGATTAGGAGGAGAAAAAGCCCAAAATGTTCTACAAAAACTAACACAAGATAAATCTGATGCCGTGGCAGAAGAAGCAAAAAACTATGTAACCAATAACTAG
- a CDS encoding CBS domain containing membrane protein (PFAM: CBS domain~COGs: COG3448 CBS-domain-containing membrane protein~InterPro IPR000644~KEGG: cyh:Cyan8802_4005 CBS domain containing protein~PFAM: CBS domain containing protein~SMART: CBS domain containing protein~SPTR: CBS domain containing protein) yields MNKTVADIMTPSPITVNPDTPLKEAITILAEKKLSGLPVVDKNNKLVGVISETDLMWQETGVEPPPYIMILDSVIYLQNPNRYEKEIHKALGQTVGEVMTNKAITIKSDDSVKRAAQILHEKKIGRLPVVDGNGNVVGIVTQGDIIQAMALDN; encoded by the coding sequence ATGAATAAGACCGTCGCTGATATAATGACACCCTCACCCATCACGGTGAATCCTGATACTCCTCTCAAAGAAGCTATTACCATTTTGGCAGAAAAAAAATTGAGTGGTTTACCCGTGGTAGACAAAAATAATAAATTAGTGGGCGTAATTTCTGAAACTGATTTGATGTGGCAAGAAACGGGGGTAGAACCTCCCCCCTATATTATGATTTTGGATAGTGTTATTTACCTGCAAAATCCCAACCGTTACGAGAAAGAAATTCATAAAGCCTTGGGGCAAACTGTGGGAGAAGTAATGACCAATAAAGCCATTACCATTAAATCTGATGATTCAGTGAAAAGGGCGGCTCAAATCCTTCACGAAAAAAAAATCGGTCGTTTGCCCGTAGTTGATGGTAATGGCAATGTGGTGGGCATTGTTACCCAAGGGGATATTATTCAAGCCATGGCGTTAGATAATTAA
- a CDS encoding aspartyl/glutamyl-tRNA(Asn/Gln) amidotransferase subunit B (PFAM: GatB/GatE catalytic domain; GatB domain~TIGRFAM: aspartyl/glutamyl-tRNA(Asn/Gln) amidotransferase, B subunit~COGs: COG0064 Asp-tRNAAsn/Glu-tRNAGln amidotransferase B subunit (PET112 homolog)~InterPro IPR004413:IPR006075:IPR018027:IPR017958~KEGG: cyh:Cyan8802_1188 glutamyl-tRNA(Gln) amidotransferase, B subunit~PFAM: GatB region; Asn/Gln amidotransferase~SPTR: Aspartyl/glutamyl-tRNA(Asn/Gln) amidotransferase subunit B;~TIGRFAM: glutamyl-tRNA(Gln) amidotransferase, B subunit), producing MSATATKTKYEAIIGLETHCQLNTKSKIFCSCSTEFDSPPNTNVCPVCLGHPGVLPVLNEEVLNSAIKMGLALQGQIARYSKFDRKQYFYPDLPKNYQISQFDLPIVEHGKLEIELVDPKTKEATRKTIGITRLHMEEDAGKLVHAGSDRLSGSTHSLVDFNRTGVPLLEIVSEPDLRSGQEASEYVQELRRIVRYLGIGDGNMQEGSLRCDVNISVRPEGQQEFGVKVEIKNMNSFSAIQKAIEYEIERQIEAIENGEPIIQETRLWEEGTGRTISMRVKEGSSDYRYFPEPDLPPLEITDAQLKALEQKLPELPAQKRSRYESEYGLSAYDARVLCDDRDVALYFEAVVSGGASAKGAANWVTQDIAAYLNSNLDLDITKIALKPEMLAELITLIENGTISGKIAKEILPELLEKGGSPKQIVESKGLVSISDPDELAKIIDEVLAENPDKLEQFRAGKTKLQGFFVGQLMKKTGGRAEPKLANQILNKKLNG from the coding sequence ATGAGTGCAACAGCTACTAAAACGAAATATGAAGCAATTATCGGTTTAGAAACCCATTGTCAACTCAATACCAAGAGCAAAATTTTCTGTAGTTGTTCGACGGAATTTGACAGCCCACCTAATACCAATGTTTGCCCTGTATGTCTTGGGCATCCGGGGGTTTTGCCTGTGTTAAACGAAGAGGTGTTAAACTCGGCTATCAAGATGGGTTTAGCCTTACAAGGACAAATTGCCCGTTATAGTAAATTTGATCGTAAACAATATTTTTATCCCGATTTACCCAAAAACTACCAAATTTCCCAGTTTGACCTTCCCATCGTCGAACATGGTAAATTAGAGATTGAATTAGTAGATCCTAAAACCAAGGAGGCCACCCGCAAAACCATCGGTATCACTCGCCTACACATGGAAGAGGATGCAGGTAAATTGGTACACGCAGGGAGCGATCGCCTCTCAGGCTCGACCCATTCTCTGGTAGACTTTAATCGTACGGGTGTTCCCCTGCTCGAAATCGTTTCCGAACCTGACTTACGCAGTGGGCAAGAAGCCTCGGAATATGTGCAAGAATTGCGCCGTATCGTCCGTTATTTGGGCATTGGTGACGGTAATATGCAAGAAGGTTCCCTACGTTGTGATGTTAACATTTCCGTGCGTCCTGAAGGGCAACAAGAATTTGGTGTGAAGGTAGAAATTAAAAATATGAACTCCTTTAGTGCCATCCAAAAAGCCATCGAATATGAGATTGAAAGACAAATAGAGGCCATTGAAAATGGCGAACCCATCATCCAAGAAACCAGATTATGGGAAGAAGGGACAGGGCGCACCATCAGCATGAGGGTAAAAGAAGGCTCTAGCGATTACCGTTATTTCCCCGAACCCGATTTACCCCCCCTCGAAATTACCGATGCCCAACTAAAAGCCTTAGAGCAAAAATTACCCGAACTTCCCGCCCAAAAACGTAGCCGTTATGAAAGCGAGTATGGCTTATCTGCCTATGATGCTAGGGTATTATGTGATGATCGAGATGTAGCTCTGTATTTTGAAGCCGTAGTATCTGGGGGCGCTAGTGCCAAAGGTGCTGCTAACTGGGTAACTCAGGACATCGCCGCCTATCTAAACAGTAATTTAGATTTAGATATTACGAAAATTGCCCTCAAGCCTGAGATGTTGGCGGAGTTAATCACCCTCATCGAAAATGGTACCATTAGCGGTAAAATCGCTAAGGAAATCTTACCCGAATTGTTGGAAAAAGGTGGTTCTCCTAAGCAAATTGTCGAGAGTAAAGGCTTAGTTAGTATTTCAGATCCTGATGAGTTAGCTAAAATCATTGATGAAGTATTGGCGGAAAATCCCGACAAACTCGAACAGTTTAGGGCAGGAAAAACCAAGTTACAAGGCTTTTTTGTTGGTCAATTGATGAAAAAAACTGGTGGACGTGCCGAGCCTAAATTGGCAAACCAAATCCTCAACAAGAAGCTAAACGGTTAG
- a CDS encoding Protein of unknown function DUF2288 (PFAM: Protein of unknown function (DUF2288)~COGs: COG5626 Uncharacterized small conserved protein~InterPro IPR018741~KEGG: amr:AM1_5219 hypothetical protein~PFAM: Protein of unknown function DUF2288~SPTR: Putative uncharacterized protein): MSDLKTQLKEQIAEIDWKDLIPHAQRDAIILVDDNLDLIEVGSAIALNDTKTVENWISEQLIQKPNAEQLSHWNSQPTTQFTTIIVQPFVLIKNCT, translated from the coding sequence ATGTCAGATTTAAAAACCCAACTAAAAGAACAAATTGCCGAGATTGACTGGAAAGATTTAATTCCCCATGCCCAAAGAGATGCCATTATCTTAGTTGATGATAACTTAGATCTTATTGAGGTGGGCAGTGCGATCGCCCTTAACGACACCAAAACCGTAGAAAACTGGATTAGCGAACAATTAATCCAAAAACCCAACGCCGAACAACTCAGCCACTGGAATAGTCAACCCACCACCCAATTTACCACCATTATTGTTCAACCCTTCGTTTTAATTAAAAATTGTACTTAA